From Quercus lobata isolate SW786 chromosome 1, ValleyOak3.0 Primary Assembly, whole genome shotgun sequence, one genomic window encodes:
- the LOC115980616 gene encoding probable glucuronoxylan glucuronosyltransferase IRX7, with protein sequence MVEKKVPSKEKRGFYLKMRLLHAKNGRVQEKSCFFKYYKWFLWLSLSLYLFSSYFITNNNPPNKPTSLTKTRVSNAKTILASRALFESTNASHLQESTDDQGLLKDLKIFVYELPPNYNTDWLTNERCTKHLFASEVAIHRALLNSDVRTFDPYEAHFFFVPVYVSCNFSTINGFPAIGHARTLISSAIQLISSEYPFWNRTQGFDHVFVASHDYGACFHAMENVAVADGIPGFLKNSIILQTFGVKYKHPCQEVENVLIPPYIPPETVRTTLENFPVTGRRNIFVFFRGKMEVHPKNISGRFYSKRVRTVIWRKFNSDRRFYLRRHRFAGYQSEIVRSVFCLCPLGWAPWSPRLVESVVLGCVPVIIADGIRLPFPSAVNWAEISLTVAERDVGNLGTILEHVAATNLSTIQKNLWDQRNRRALLFNNQVQEGDATWQVLLSLAGKMDRSHESSSRGSRVSS encoded by the exons ATGGTGGAGAAGAAGGTGCCCTCAAAGGAGAAGAGGGGGTTCTATCTGAAAATGAGACTATTGCACGCCAAAAATGGCAGAGTCCAAGAAAAGAGCTGTTTTTTCAAATACTACAAATGGTTTCTCTGGCTTTCTCTGTCTCTTTACCTCTTCAGCTCCTATTTCATCACCAACAATAACCCTCCCAACAAACCTACCTCTCTAACCAAAACCCGTGTCTCAAACGCCAAAACCATCCTGGCCTCTCGTGCTCTTTTCGAGTCCACAAACGCTTCTCATCTCCAAGAATCCACAGACGATCAAG GGTTATTGAAGGACTTGAAGATTTTCGTGTACGAGTTACCACCGAATTACAACACGGATTGGCTCACAAACGAAAGGTGTACCAAGCACTTGTTTGCCTCGGAGGTTGCCATACACAGAGCTTTGTTAAACAGCGATGTGAGGACCTTTGATCCTTACGAAGCCCATTTTTTCTTCGTACCCGTCTACGTGTCCTGCAATTTCAGCACCATCAATGGCTTCCCAGCCATTGGTCACGCCAGGACTCTAATCTCCTCAGCTATCCAACTCATCTCATCAGAGTACCCATTTTGGAATCGGACCCAAGGCTTTGACCACGTCTTCGTCGCTTCCCATGACTACGGAGCTTGTTTCCATGCCATG GAAAACGTGGCAGTTGCTGATGGGATACCTGGGTTCCTAAAAAACTCGATCATATTGCAAACGTTTGGTGTCAAATACAAGCATCCATGTCAGGAAGTTGAGAATGTGTTAATCCCACCTTATATTCCGCCGGAAACTGTACGGACAACCTTAGAGAATTTTCCGGTGACTGGTCGGAGAAATATTTTCGTGTTCTTCAGGGGCAAAATGGAAGTCCACCCAAAAAATATCAGCGGTCGATTTTACAGCAA GCGTGTGAGGACGGTGATTTGGAGGAAATTCAATAGTGACCGGAGGTTTTATCTAAGGAGGCATAGATTTGCCGGTTACCAGTCAGAGATCGTACGGTCTGTGTTTTGTTTATGTCCGTTAGGGTGGGCCCCGTGGAGTCCGAGGCTGGTTGAGTCCGTTGTGTTGGGTTGCGTGCCGGTAATAATTGCTGATGGCATCCGTTTGCCCTTCCCCTCCGCCGTGAACTGGGCGGAGATATCGCTCACGGTGGCGGAGAGGGACGTGGGAAATTTGGGAACGATTCTCGAACACGTGGCGGCAACCAACCTTAGCACCATACAAAAGAACTTGTGGGACCAACGGAACAGGCGGGCCCTACTGTTCAACAATCAGGTCCAAGAAGGTGACGCCACGTGGCAGGTGTTGCTCTCTTTGGCTGGGAAGATGGACAGGTCGCATGAGAGTAGTAGTCGAGGTTCGAGGGTTTCCAGCTAA
- the LOC115980625 gene encoding probable xyloglucan endotransglucosylase/hydrolase protein 32, translating to MPSYSIFLFMAPLLYLILSLMIASISAQGPPSPGYSPSSKINSITFDQGFRNRWGLQHQKVDQDTLTIWLDSSSGSGFKSLQTYRSGYFGAAIKLQSGYTAGVITSLYLSNNEDYPGNHDEIDIEFLGTTPDKPYTLQTNVYVKGSGDGNIIGRELRFHLWFDPTQDYHNYAIVWNPSEIIFLVDDVPIRRYPRKSDATFPLRPMYLYGSIWDASPWATEDGKYKADYQYQPFIGKYTNFKLGGCTANGPASCRPPSASPSSSSGLSGQQYSAMEWVQKNYLVYNYCHDPKRDHTLIPEC from the exons ATGCCATCTTATTCCATCTTCCTCTTCATGGCTCCTCTTTTGTACCTCATTCTCTCTTTGATGATTGCTTCAATCAGTGCTCAGGGTCCACCCTCACCAGGCTACAGCCCAAGTTCCAAAATTAACTCCATAACCTTTGATCAAGGCTTTAGGAACCGCTGGGGTCTTCAGCATCAGAAAGTAGACCAGGACACATTAACAATCTGGCTTGATAGTAGCTCAG GAAGTGGGTTCAAGTCATTACAAACATATCGATCAGGGTACTTTGGTGCAGCCATCAAGCTCCAATCCGGTTATACTGCAGGAGTCATTACATCACTCTAT CTTTCGAACAATGAAGACTACCCTGGGAACCATGATGAAATCGACATTGAGTTCCTTGGAACTACACCAGATAAGCCATATACTTTGCAGACGAATGTATATGTCAAAGGAAGTGGAGATGGAAATATTATTGGAAGAGAGTTGAGGTTTCATCTCTGGTTTGATCCTACACAAGATTATCACAACTATGCTATAGTGTGGAATCCTAGTGAGATAAT TTTCCTAGTGGATGATGTGCCAATTAGGAGGTATCCAAGAAAAAGTGATGCTACATTTCCATTAAGGCCAATGTATTTGTACGGTTCAATTTGGGATGCATCACCCTGGGCAACTGAGGATGGAAAATACAAAGCTGATTATCAGTACCAACCCTTCATTGGTAAATACACAAATTTCAAACTAGGCGGCTGCACTGCCAATGGACCCGCCTCATGCCGCCCGCCCTCTGCCTCGCCATCTAGTTCCAGCGGCCTAAGCGGACAGCAATACTCGGCCATGGAATGGGTCCagaaaaattatttggtttaCAACTACTGTCATGATCCAAAAAGAGACCACACCCTTATACCTGAGTGTTAG